From a region of the Nonlabens sp. Hel1_33_55 genome:
- a CDS encoding acyl-CoA dehydrogenase family protein, whose product MKPDLFEAPDYYQLDDLLTEEHKMIRDAAREWVKRDVSPIIEEAAQKAEFPKSIIPGLASIGAFGPYIPEEYGGPGLDQISYGLIMQELERGDSGVRSTASVQSSLVMYPIWKYGSEEQKTKFLPKLASGEFMGSFGLTEPDHGSDPGSMVTRFKDAGDHVILNGAKLWISNSPFCDVAVVWAKDENNRIHGVIVERGMEGFTTPETHNKWSLRASATGELIFQDVKVPKANILPGRSGLGAPLSCLDSARFGIAWGAIGAAMDCYDTALRYAKERKQFGKPIAGFQLQQKKLAEMITEITKAQLLAWRLGVLREEGKATSAQISMAKRNNVEIAINIAREARQILGGMGITGEYSIMRHSMNLESVITYEGTHDIHLLITGLDITGENAFN is encoded by the coding sequence ATGAAACCTGACTTATTTGAAGCACCGGATTATTATCAGTTAGACGATTTGCTGACTGAGGAGCACAAGATGATACGTGATGCGGCACGTGAATGGGTAAAGCGTGATGTGTCTCCTATTATTGAAGAGGCAGCGCAAAAAGCCGAATTTCCTAAAAGTATTATTCCTGGGCTGGCATCTATAGGCGCTTTTGGCCCTTATATTCCAGAAGAATATGGCGGTCCTGGACTGGATCAGATTTCTTACGGATTGATCATGCAGGAACTGGAACGCGGTGATAGCGGTGTACGTTCCACGGCATCTGTTCAATCCTCATTGGTGATGTATCCTATCTGGAAATATGGTAGCGAGGAGCAGAAAACCAAGTTCTTACCTAAGCTTGCCAGCGGCGAATTTATGGGATCCTTTGGGTTGACTGAACCTGATCACGGTTCTGATCCTGGAAGCATGGTTACCCGATTCAAAGATGCTGGCGATCACGTGATTTTAAATGGTGCAAAGCTTTGGATCTCGAACAGTCCGTTTTGTGATGTGGCTGTGGTCTGGGCAAAAGATGAAAACAACCGTATCCATGGAGTGATCGTGGAGCGTGGCATGGAAGGATTTACTACTCCAGAAACGCATAACAAATGGTCGTTGCGTGCAAGTGCTACCGGCGAACTGATTTTTCAGGATGTAAAAGTTCCCAAGGCTAATATTCTGCCGGGTCGCTCTGGATTGGGAGCGCCGTTGAGCTGTTTGGACAGCGCTCGTTTTGGTATTGCTTGGGGCGCGATAGGTGCTGCCATGGATTGCTATGATACGGCGTTGCGGTATGCTAAGGAAAGAAAGCAATTTGGCAAACCCATTGCTGGATTCCAGCTACAACAAAAAAAACTAGCCGAGATGATTACCGAAATCACCAAAGCACAACTGCTCGCATGGCGATTAGGTGTATTGCGTGAAGAAGGTAAAGCCACCAGTGCACAAATCTCCATGGCTAAAAGAAACAACGTTGAAATTGCGATCAACATCGCTCGCGAAGCCCGACAGATTCTAGGCGGCATGGGAATAACTGGTGAGTACAGCATTATGCGCCACAGCATGAATCTTGAAAGTGTTATTACCTATGAAGGAACGCACGATATTCATTTATTGATTACTGGTCTGGATATCACCGGTGAGAATGCTTTTAATTAA
- a CDS encoding DUF3050 domain-containing protein, with protein sequence MMQETLNEAISLSRKRLLQHPLYTSIKNTEHLQAFMQSHVYAVWDFMSLLKALQQQLTCTTLPWQPVGNTQLRYLINEIVLAEETDQDADGDRMSHYEMYLDAMQAAGIDTKDVEQQINSWASIGKVLAITKTDQLSAHVSQFLATTFEVIQRGKSHEIAAAFTYGREDLIPEMFTEIIGGLEKSEVSIDLSKIKYYFDRHIELDGDEHGPMAHKMVALLCGDDEKKWNEATTVSKQALESRYKLFTGILEELA encoded by the coding sequence ATCATGCAAGAGACATTGAATGAGGCGATCTCGCTTTCGCGAAAGCGGTTACTTCAACATCCACTTTATACGTCCATAAAAAATACAGAGCATTTACAGGCGTTTATGCAATCGCACGTCTATGCTGTATGGGATTTTATGTCTCTCCTTAAGGCTTTGCAGCAACAACTGACTTGTACAACACTACCTTGGCAACCGGTTGGGAACACGCAGTTGAGATACTTGATTAATGAAATAGTACTCGCCGAAGAAACCGACCAAGATGCAGATGGTGATCGCATGAGCCATTACGAAATGTATCTGGATGCCATGCAAGCCGCTGGAATTGACACTAAAGATGTAGAACAGCAAATCAATAGTTGGGCTTCCATAGGCAAGGTTCTAGCGATTACAAAAACTGATCAGTTGTCTGCTCACGTTAGCCAGTTTCTTGCCACTACTTTTGAGGTCATTCAGCGTGGTAAGTCTCACGAAATTGCGGCTGCGTTCACCTATGGTCGTGAGGACCTGATTCCAGAAATGTTTACAGAAATCATTGGCGGATTAGAAAAATCTGAAGTATCCATCGACTTGTCTAAAATCAAATATTATTTTGATCGACATATCGAGCTGGATGGTGATGAGCATGGACCCATGGCCCACAAAATGGTCGCTCTTTTATGTGGCGATGATGAAAAGAAATGGAATGAAGCTACCACTGTAAGTAAACAAGCACTTGAAAGCAGATACAAATTATTTACTGGTATTTTGGAAGAGCTAGCTTAG
- a CDS encoding GreA/GreB family elongation factor, which yields MSRGFVKEGDQEEPVVIPQRAILPDGVINYVTPQGYEQLSNELEELEKELGELSNENETDLRRSQTLIHGKIKLLKERIASVRILKPEDQAQDEVRFGATVVFKNQALKSKQTITIVGVDEADVSQGKIAFNTPIARALAGAHKSEVVDFKLGNEVRKLEVLEISYLQ from the coding sequence ATGAGCCGCGGATTTGTAAAAGAAGGCGATCAGGAAGAACCAGTAGTTATACCACAAAGAGCGATCCTGCCTGATGGTGTAATTAATTATGTAACACCTCAAGGCTATGAGCAACTATCAAATGAGCTGGAAGAATTGGAAAAGGAATTGGGCGAATTAAGCAATGAAAATGAAACTGATCTGCGCAGATCCCAAACCTTGATTCATGGTAAAATTAAATTACTAAAAGAAAGGATCGCTAGCGTTAGAATCTTGAAACCAGAAGATCAGGCTCAAGACGAAGTTAGATTTGGCGCAACAGTAGTGTTTAAAAATCAAGCGTTAAAATCCAAGCAAACAATCACCATTGTTGGAGTAGATGAAGCAGATGTTTCACAAGGTAAAATAGCATTTAACACACCTATTGCTCGCGCACTGGCAGGAGCTCATAAAAGCGAGGTTGTAGATTTCAAACTAGGGAATGAAGTCAGAAAATTAGAGGTGCTGGAGATCAGTTACCTCCAGTGA
- a CDS encoding CBS domain-containing protein, producing the protein MGIKSFMGRRSEVKEDKRESIRVKDYMKRKLITFSPDQSINEVMEIILKQRITGGPVTDEAGNLIGIISDTDLMQVIGDSRYHNMPVGDKTVQDYMSSQVATIDAEADIFDAAGRFLKSGHRRFPVIENGKLIGQISRMDVIIAATNLKKNHWR; encoded by the coding sequence ATGGGTATCAAAAGTTTTATGGGCCGCAGGTCTGAGGTTAAAGAAGATAAAAGGGAATCCATACGTGTAAAGGATTATATGAAGCGCAAGCTTATCACGTTTTCTCCAGACCAGAGTATCAATGAAGTGATGGAAATCATTCTTAAACAAAGGATTACTGGTGGTCCCGTGACAGATGAAGCTGGCAACCTTATAGGTATCATTAGCGATACAGATTTGATGCAGGTGATAGGCGATAGTCGTTACCACAATATGCCGGTAGGCGATAAAACGGTTCAAGATTATATGAGCAGCCAGGTCGCTACCATAGATGCAGAAGCTGATATATTTGACGCCGCTGGCCGATTCTTAAAATCAGGTCACCGTCGCTTTCCAGTTATTGAAAACGGTAAATTGATAGGTCAGATCTCGAGAATGGATGTCATTATCGCCGCTACTAATTTGAAGAAAAATCACTGGAGGTAA
- a CDS encoding NifU family protein: MNDTELKAAVEAGLEEIRPFLQRDGGDIELVSIENGTDVKVRLLGTCVGCHVNQMTLKSGVELTVKKHAPQIKTVVDISNMVEKEDYRDHIDTQN; encoded by the coding sequence ATGAACGATACCGAATTAAAAGCAGCAGTAGAAGCAGGACTTGAGGAAATCAGACCATTTCTCCAGCGTGATGGTGGTGATATAGAATTGGTTTCCATCGAGAATGGGACTGATGTGAAGGTTCGGTTATTGGGAACTTGTGTAGGTTGTCACGTGAACCAGATGACACTCAAATCTGGAGTGGAATTAACGGTTAAAAAACACGCACCCCAAATCAAAACGGTGGTTGATATATCTAATATGGTAGAAAAAGAAGATTACCGCGATCACATCGACACACAAAATTAG
- a CDS encoding tRNA1(Val) (adenine(37)-N6)-methyltransferase — MSTFKFKQFEVAQDQCAQKIGTDAVLLGAWTDPNEKPYSILDIGTGTGVIALMMAQRFSNAQVDAIEIDDAAFEQATANFENSPYGDRLFCYHAAFQEFYKEVEDRYDLIVSNPPFFDGRLERDDDLVDEKRQQARFDDALPFEELVYGVYQLLETDGTFACVIPSNREEKFLKITDHFQLTPVRKTYVRGIADSPVKRVLMEFRFRESDISTATSTNNPVADCKVEHLVIEKSRHDYTKEYIELTKDFYLKM, encoded by the coding sequence ATGAGCACCTTTAAATTCAAGCAATTTGAAGTCGCTCAAGATCAATGTGCACAAAAAATAGGCACTGATGCTGTATTGCTGGGCGCATGGACAGATCCAAATGAAAAGCCTTATTCCATACTTGACATAGGAACAGGAACTGGTGTGATTGCGCTCATGATGGCACAGCGATTTTCTAATGCTCAGGTTGACGCCATTGAGATTGATGATGCAGCTTTTGAGCAAGCGACGGCGAATTTTGAGAATAGTCCTTATGGTGATCGTTTATTCTGTTATCATGCTGCCTTTCAGGAATTCTATAAGGAGGTTGAAGATCGTTATGATTTAATCGTTTCAAACCCACCATTTTTTGATGGCCGGCTTGAAAGAGATGATGATTTAGTGGATGAAAAGCGGCAACAAGCTCGCTTTGATGATGCGCTACCATTTGAAGAGTTGGTCTATGGCGTTTATCAATTACTGGAAACTGACGGGACTTTTGCTTGTGTCATCCCTTCAAATCGTGAAGAAAAGTTCTTGAAAATTACAGATCACTTTCAGCTAACACCAGTCCGCAAAACCTATGTACGTGGTATTGCAGATAGTCCTGTAAAAAGAGTTTTGATGGAGTTCCGCTTTCGCGAAAGCGATATCTCAACAGCCACTTCTACAAATAACCCTGTCGCTGATTGTAAAGTCGAACATCTTGTAATAGAAAAATCGCGTCACGACTACACTAAGGAGTACATTGAACTTACTAAGGATTTCTATCTGAAAATGTAG
- the rimM gene encoding ribosome maturation factor RimM (Essential for efficient processing of 16S rRNA), whose translation MRKEDCFYVGTIVNKFSFKGELLVKLDTDEPELFLEMESVFIEIGKNLVPFFVERSQLHKSLLLRVKFEDVDDEPMADSLMKRELYLPLTVLPKLEGTQFYFHEVVGYEIIDTEYGSVGTITGVNDTTSQALFEVDHNGDEVLIPINDEFIEKVDRENKIITVNTPEGLIDLYIS comes from the coding sequence ATGCGTAAAGAAGATTGTTTCTACGTAGGCACGATTGTCAATAAATTTAGTTTCAAGGGTGAACTGTTAGTCAAACTAGACACAGATGAACCGGAACTTTTTCTAGAAATGGAATCAGTTTTTATCGAAATCGGTAAAAACTTGGTTCCATTTTTTGTGGAACGTAGTCAGCTTCATAAATCACTTTTATTGCGCGTTAAGTTTGAAGATGTAGATGATGAGCCTATGGCAGACAGCTTGATGAAAAGAGAGTTGTATTTACCGTTGACTGTTCTACCTAAATTGGAAGGCACTCAGTTCTACTTTCATGAAGTTGTAGGTTATGAGATCATAGACACAGAATATGGAAGCGTTGGCACCATCACAGGTGTAAACGACACCACCTCACAAGCCTTATTTGAAGTTGATCATAATGGCGATGAAGTTCTTATTCCCATCAATGACGAGTTTATTGAAAAGGTAGATCGTGAGAATAAAATCATTACCGTCAATACACCTGAGGGATTGATTGACCTTTACATTTCCTAA
- the uvrC gene encoding excinuclease ABC subunit UvrC, protein MEVPPLEVQIKTLPLSPGVYLYFDKTDRLLYVGKAKKIKKRVSSYFTKSHDSFRIRTMVKKIARIEHIVVQTETDALLLENSLIKSRNPKFNIMLRDDKTYPWLCIKNERFPRIFLTRKMIKDGSEYYGPYTSVRTVRTLMELVKSLYPIRTCKYDLQEDKIQAGKYKLCLEYHIGNCKGPCVGLQSEAAYNRNIEAIRNIVKGDFKDAVNHFHNSMKEHAEKMEFEDAQRIKDKLDILTRYQTKSTVVNPNISNVDIFTIVSDEAAGYVNYLQINHGSITRSHTMELKKQLDETDKELLELAIVELRTRFDSQSNEIYAQFPVDLGDLIKVTVPKLGDKKRVVELSERNAKFFRQEQFKTIKIVDPDRHVNRLMAQMKADLRLDEEPRHMECFDNSNIQGTNPVAACVVFKNGKPSKNDYRHFNIKTVDGPDDFASMEEVVYRRYRRLLEEDEPLPQLVIVDGGKGQLSSGVTALERLGLRGKVPIIGIAKRLEELFYPNDPVPLYLDKRSETLKVIQQMRNEAHRFGINHHRNKRSKQAIETELDEIPGIGEKTTVELLRHFRSVKRVKEATKQELESIVGTSRAQKIIDFYSEEE, encoded by the coding sequence ATGGAAGTACCACCATTAGAGGTTCAAATAAAAACACTGCCACTCTCGCCAGGCGTCTATCTCTATTTTGATAAAACCGACAGATTGCTCTATGTAGGAAAGGCCAAAAAGATCAAGAAAAGAGTCTCCTCCTATTTTACCAAAAGTCATGATAGTTTCCGCATCAGGACTATGGTCAAGAAGATTGCACGAATCGAACACATCGTCGTGCAAACGGAAACAGATGCGCTCTTACTTGAAAACAGTCTTATAAAATCCAGAAATCCCAAGTTCAATATCATGCTTAGGGATGATAAGACGTATCCATGGTTATGCATTAAAAATGAGCGATTCCCGCGTATTTTTCTAACTCGAAAAATGATTAAGGATGGTAGCGAATATTATGGGCCATACACGAGCGTAAGGACAGTGCGAACACTCATGGAGTTGGTTAAAAGTCTATACCCGATAAGAACTTGTAAATACGATTTGCAGGAAGATAAGATTCAGGCTGGCAAGTACAAATTGTGCCTTGAATATCACATAGGCAACTGCAAAGGTCCATGTGTAGGACTGCAAAGTGAAGCAGCTTACAACAGAAATATTGAAGCCATACGCAACATAGTCAAGGGAGATTTCAAGGATGCCGTGAATCATTTTCACAATTCCATGAAAGAACATGCAGAAAAAATGGAGTTTGAAGATGCCCAGCGTATCAAAGATAAATTGGACATTCTCACCAGATACCAGACAAAATCCACCGTAGTAAATCCCAACATTTCCAATGTCGATATTTTTACCATCGTGAGTGATGAGGCTGCTGGCTATGTTAATTACCTGCAGATCAACCATGGTTCCATCACCAGATCACATACTATGGAACTCAAAAAACAACTGGACGAGACTGATAAAGAATTACTGGAGCTCGCTATTGTAGAATTACGCACACGATTTGATTCCCAGAGCAACGAAATTTACGCGCAGTTTCCTGTGGATTTAGGTGATTTGATAAAGGTCACGGTACCCAAACTGGGCGATAAAAAACGAGTGGTTGAATTATCAGAACGCAACGCAAAATTCTTCCGTCAGGAACAATTCAAGACGATTAAGATTGTTGATCCAGACCGCCATGTGAACAGATTAATGGCACAAATGAAAGCCGATTTGCGTCTGGATGAAGAACCTAGACACATGGAATGCTTTGACAATTCAAACATACAGGGAACCAATCCTGTTGCAGCTTGCGTGGTTTTCAAGAACGGCAAACCCAGCAAAAATGATTACCGCCATTTCAACATAAAAACGGTTGATGGTCCAGATGATTTTGCCAGTATGGAAGAGGTTGTTTATCGGCGCTACCGCAGACTGCTGGAAGAAGATGAACCATTGCCGCAATTGGTAATAGTGGATGGTGGTAAAGGTCAATTATCCAGCGGTGTGACCGCACTAGAACGATTGGGATTGAGAGGTAAAGTTCCTATCATAGGTATTGCAAAACGACTGGAAGAGCTGTTTTATCCCAACGATCCCGTACCTTTATATCTGGACAAACGCTCTGAAACCTTGAAGGTTATACAACAAATGCGTAATGAGGCGCACCGTTTTGGGATCAATCATCACAGGAATAAACGCAGTAAGCAGGCCATAGAAACAGAGTTGGATGAAATCCCTGGAATTGGTGAAAAAACCACGGTAGAATTATTGAGGCACTTTAGATCTGTAAAACGCGTTAAGGAAGCGACTAAACAAGAGCTGGAATCTATTGTAGGCACCAGCAGGGCACAAAAAATAATTGACTTCTATAGTGAAGAAGAATAG
- the trxA gene encoding thioredoxin, whose protein sequence is MAKFSEIVNDEVPVLVDFFATWCGPCQTMMPVLEQLKKELGDEVKIIKVDVDKNKPLATQFNVRGVPAFLIFKNGKQVWRGGGVQPISDLRHQIQNA, encoded by the coding sequence ATGGCAAAGTTTAGCGAAATAGTAAATGATGAAGTACCGGTACTTGTAGACTTTTTTGCAACCTGGTGTGGTCCATGTCAGACCATGATGCCGGTATTGGAACAACTCAAAAAAGAACTGGGCGATGAGGTCAAGATTATCAAAGTTGATGTAGATAAAAACAAACCACTAGCGACACAATTTAATGTACGTGGCGTTCCTGCCTTTTTGATATTTAAGAATGGCAAGCAAGTCTGGCGTGGCGGTGGTGTCCAGCCCATTAGTGATTTGAGACACCAGATTCAAAACGCATAA
- a CDS encoding 30S ribosomal protein S16: MPVKIRLQRHGKKGKPFYWIVAADSRSKRDGKYLDKLGTYNPNTNPATINLDVDGAVQWLENGAQPTDTARAILGYKGVMMKKHLKGGVKKGAFTEEQMEEKFNAWMEEKEGKIAAKASGLSKEEEKKAAEALAAEKAVNEARIAANAPEPEAVEEPAAEEAPATDADASKEEE; encoded by the coding sequence ATGCCTGTAAAAATCAGACTTCAAAGACACGGTAAGAAAGGAAAACCTTTTTACTGGATCGTCGCTGCAGATTCACGTTCAAAAAGAGATGGTAAATATCTTGACAAATTAGGAACGTACAACCCTAATACTAACCCTGCAACTATCAACCTAGATGTTGATGGCGCTGTACAGTGGTTGGAAAATGGTGCTCAACCTACAGACACTGCTCGTGCTATCCTAGGGTACAAAGGAGTAATGATGAAGAAACACCTTAAAGGTGGTGTGAAGAAAGGTGCTTTCACTGAAGAGCAGATGGAAGAGAAATTCAACGCATGGATGGAAGAGAAAGAAGGAAAGATTGCTGCAAAAGCATCTGGTCTTTCTAAAGAAGAAGAAAAGAAAGCTGCTGAAGCGCTTGCTGCAGAAAAAGCTGTTAACGAGGCTCGTATCGCTGCAAATGCTCCAGAACCAGAAGCGGTTGAAGAGCCAGCTGCTGAGGAGGCTCCAGCTACTGATGCTGATGCTTCTAAAGAAGAGGAATAA
- a CDS encoding DUF2237 family protein — protein MNGKKNVFGKPLMGCCTDPMTGFYRDGYCRTSNADTGTHVVCAIMTKEFLEYTKSKGNDLSTPIPEYRFPGLKPDDKWCLCISRWLEAEKAGVAPLIDLDATDEKALEYTNIHVLKTYAE, from the coding sequence ATGAATGGTAAAAAGAATGTTTTCGGGAAACCGTTGATGGGTTGTTGTACAGATCCAATGACGGGATTTTATAGAGATGGTTATTGTAGAACCTCAAATGCCGATACTGGCACACACGTGGTTTGCGCTATAATGACTAAAGAATTTTTGGAATATACTAAATCCAAAGGCAACGATCTTTCCACACCCATTCCCGAATATCGATTTCCGGGATTGAAACCTGACGATAAATGGTGTCTGTGTATAAGCCGCTGGCTAGAGGCAGAAAAAGCTGGTGTTGCACCGCTAATTGATCTAGATGCAACGGATGAAAAAGCATTGGAATACACAAATATTCACGTCCTTAAAACCTATGCAGAATGA
- a CDS encoding DUF6252 family protein, translating to MRKTYLLLMMALGLFISCEENLDRDNVPALQASRNGEFFGSDQVSVTNNTDGTVTIAGENPLEKLRFVLTSSNPGIYELGQGSPNEAVYTFNNQQQFSTRTGDSNGTVVLSANTPEGTVTGDFSFVSYTPNAQDTLTMRKGVIYQVPFGTEVGSDFVNTVRAMINGTALNPTTVTTNAGSDVVIINANNSNTTLLLSFPQDVAVGSYDITPTGNYRASISNNGTTADAITGTMDITIVNAARGQYSGIFSFETGPPSNITVTQGSFTVTL from the coding sequence ATGAGAAAAACGTACCTATTATTGATGATGGCTTTGGGTCTATTTATTTCCTGTGAGGAAAATCTGGATAGGGACAATGTCCCAGCATTGCAGGCATCACGCAATGGAGAGTTTTTTGGAAGTGATCAAGTGAGCGTTACCAACAATACGGATGGTACGGTAACGATAGCAGGTGAGAATCCGCTAGAGAAGTTGCGATTTGTGCTCACATCTTCCAATCCTGGTATTTATGAATTAGGTCAAGGATCACCTAACGAAGCTGTTTATACATTCAATAACCAACAGCAATTCAGCACTAGAACAGGTGATAGTAATGGAACCGTAGTATTGTCTGCAAACACACCTGAAGGAACCGTTACTGGAGATTTTAGTTTTGTGAGTTACACTCCTAATGCTCAGGATACATTGACGATGCGCAAAGGAGTTATTTATCAAGTCCCTTTTGGTACTGAGGTAGGTTCTGATTTTGTCAATACGGTACGCGCGATGATTAATGGTACGGCACTAAATCCAACAACCGTTACTACTAACGCTGGATCTGATGTTGTGATCATAAATGCTAACAATTCCAATACTACGTTATTGTTGAGTTTCCCTCAAGATGTTGCCGTTGGAAGTTATGATATTACGCCTACTGGTAATTATCGCGCAAGTATCAGCAATAATGGAACTACAGCAGATGCTATTACTGGCACTATGGATATTACAATTGTAAATGCGGCTAGAGGTCAGTACAGTGGTATTTTTAGTTTTGAGACGGGACCACCATCTAACATTACCGTCACCCAAGGTTCGTTCACCGTAACGCTATAG
- a CDS encoding Mrp/NBP35 family ATP-binding protein, with protein MKIEKSAVLKVLETISVPGEGQNMVESGAVKNVLVFGDEVIVDITITNPALQAKKKTESSIQQVIKENISDKAQVKVNLKVEAPVKANNAPEIKGKPIPGIDNIIAIASGKGGVGKSTVTANLAVTLAKMGFKVGLLDADIYGPSATIMFDVVNERPLSVNVDGKSKMKPVESYGVKVLSIGFFTKLDQAVVWRGPMASKALNQMIFDADWGKLDFLLVDLPPGTGDIHLSIMQALPLTGAVVVSTPQTVALADARKGVAMFQQESINVPVLGIIENMAYFTPPELPEKKYHIFGQHGAKHLAEDLDIPFLGELPLIQSIREAGDVGRPAALQDGTEIEKSFIDITRNVVTETVRRNDQMPPTEAVKITTMAGCSPVNKKQ; from the coding sequence ATGAAGATAGAAAAAAGTGCCGTCCTTAAAGTGTTAGAAACCATAAGCGTACCTGGCGAAGGTCAAAATATGGTAGAGAGTGGTGCGGTGAAAAATGTACTGGTTTTTGGCGATGAGGTCATTGTTGATATTACCATTACCAACCCTGCATTACAGGCAAAAAAGAAAACGGAAAGCTCCATTCAACAAGTTATTAAAGAGAATATTTCTGATAAGGCTCAGGTCAAGGTGAACTTGAAAGTTGAGGCACCAGTAAAGGCCAACAATGCCCCAGAAATTAAAGGAAAACCTATTCCAGGGATTGACAATATTATCGCTATCGCTTCTGGAAAAGGTGGCGTTGGGAAATCTACGGTTACCGCAAATCTAGCTGTGACTCTTGCAAAAATGGGTTTCAAAGTAGGTTTGCTGGATGCAGATATTTATGGCCCATCTGCTACGATTATGTTTGATGTAGTCAATGAGAGACCGTTGTCTGTTAATGTTGATGGCAAGTCAAAAATGAAACCCGTAGAAAGCTATGGTGTAAAAGTTCTTAGCATTGGCTTTTTTACAAAATTGGATCAAGCCGTTGTATGGCGTGGACCGATGGCTAGCAAAGCCTTGAACCAAATGATATTTGATGCAGATTGGGGAAAACTTGACTTCTTGCTAGTAGATCTACCTCCAGGAACTGGAGATATTCACTTGAGCATTATGCAGGCATTGCCATTGACTGGAGCTGTTGTAGTCAGTACACCACAAACCGTTGCACTGGCAGATGCTCGCAAGGGTGTTGCGATGTTCCAGCAGGAAAGCATCAATGTACCTGTGTTGGGAATTATTGAGAACATGGCATATTTCACGCCACCAGAATTACCAGAAAAAAAATACCATATCTTCGGTCAACATGGTGCAAAACACCTTGCGGAAGATCTTGACATACCATTTTTAGGAGAACTTCCTTTGATCCAGAGCATACGTGAAGCTGGCGATGTTGGTAGACCAGCAGCATTACAGGATGGAACTGAGATAGAGAAATCCTTTATCGATATTACCAGAAATGTGGTGACAGAAACCGTGCGACGCAACGACCAAATGCCACCTACTGAGGCTGTCAAAATCACAACAATGGCAGGTTGTAGTCCCGTTAATAAAAAACAATAA